ACTTTTATTGAGGAAtacttaaatgtttaaataaattaatcgtGGAACAGAAAAATAATGGTTCGGTGGTGGTTAGAAAATTTAACTTCGGGCAGGTACATATTGATGTACTTCATTGATAATTATGAAATGAAGGGGCAAAAATTTTGGGCCGGCTACATAGGATTCAGcaaaacttaaataaaattaaagattACTTATGATAAAGTTAGATAAAAAAATCGAAACAGAATAAAGAGAGAAAATTCTTTTTTCGATCGATATTTATTATGCTTGTAATGCAAGCAAAGCCGATTCAATTTAGGCCAAAGTTGCGAGCATTGGCTTTTTCTTCTTCTGTGTTTGTTGCTTTTTtggaataaattaaaaaaaagtaaTGAACCAAAATATGTGTGTGTAACTTTCAAGTTACAGTACTACTTTATATAGTCGTATGATATATACTAAAGAtatgtaattcatttaaatCTGTCTTTAGGGCATTACTTCATGATGAAGTTTCCTATACATTAAAAAGCAaaggtgtgtatatatatatatatatatatatatatatatatatatatatatatatatatatatatatatatatatatatatatatacatacatatgaaGTTTCCTAGACAATAGCACTTTACTAGGTGAAAAAAAGGGCTAACTTGTTATCATTTGCAATATGATTAAGGGAACTAAGAGCATTTCATCAACTGAGTCGGTAAAATATAATGTAAAAAACGTGCAGTTCGTTGCTATGAGTGAGACAGAACGTTCATATTCGTTAAGTATAATAATATTTGTTACAAATTGATGAAATGTTCATCCAACGGGATCTTGCTTCTAGTAATGCTGCTAATTCTTGTTGAGCATACCTCCAATTCACAATTTTTTTGGAGGAAAATTCTCTACCTTCAAATAACCCTGAATATTCAATTTGTTAGGGAAATATTGTACCCCAAAAATATAGATTATAATGAAAAGAACTTATTCATTTGAGTGGGGGCAAAGCGAGCAATATGGTGGGTCGATGTGATCATCACTGTTGATGCCATGGGGCTTCCCCTAGTCTAGCCGGAATTCACCTCACAACCCCAGCTCAAGTTCGCCTTGGAAACATGCATGATGGCCGATGCAATATTCGTTGAGACTCGATTCCGATCAAGACGTTTTAAGATAAAAAGATGACAATAATCAAATGAAAAGATAGTTGAAATGAAAATGCACATTTCCTCGTTGTATTACAACTTTTTTAACGAAATGGGATGAATGAAAGAAGTGCATGTACATGAAGCTTTTGAATTTACAAGCATTTTACGTGCGTTCATAGTAAAACCCTGCGAATAACTTTGCCGCAAATTATATTCATTTTATCCTTGAACGCTTTCTGACTGTCACTTTGTCCACCACTCCACATGCACTTTCAATTTCATTAATGTtccttaattttttatattaaaaaatattgttataAACCAAAttcatttattattataatgatAATTATTATTACAGTTGTAGTAGTTAGAAAGTTCTATTAGGGTTATAtctataaattaatttgaaagtgtGCAATAGAATTATTACGAAACGTAACATACCCATAAACCAACAATACATCTAGAGACATCTAGTGCCCTAGCTACCAAACATCAACTTCCATGAACCCATTCTCAGTGGCAAATCCCCTAAACATCCCCACCGAATTAAACCCACAAGCCACTTCCCCACTAGACACCGCAATCAGACCAGCCTTTCCCTCATCCAGCCTCTTCTTTATCACATAATCCTCCGCCTCCTGGAGGCTAAGCTCCTTGTACTCCATCAGCGCCGCCACATCACGAGCCAGGGTACCCCGTATGATCGCCTCACCTTCCCCCGTGCACGAGACGCCGCACAGCTCACAGGCATAGGTGCCCGCACCGATCAAGGGCGAATCACCTATCCGACCCATCATTTTGTTCATCAGTCCACCGGTGGAGGTGGCAGCGGCACACCGTCCTTGAAAATCCACCACAACACATCCGACCGTCTCGGGGGCGTATATGCTGATTGGAAGTCCGTTCATTGTTAGGGGTGGATTGTCCACCACGGCGCTGCAGGATTCCGACCCAATTGTGGGAATCCTGTAATCGAACTGTTACACAAGTATAATAGCATTAGCTAATTGATGAAATCGAACAACATATTATGAAATTAATTTGTAGTGTTGGTTGTGATTCGACCGACCGATTtacgtaaaaaaataaaaatcgcaAAAAATGCTAGACCTTATGATTCATCTGGGGTATGTGTGTGAATTTTATTCTTATTAATAATCTTTTAGCTATTTGTATATAGAATATGTATAGAGGGAGACACGTACAATGATTCTACTTACCATGATTGTGTCGGCTTCTTTTGCCAATTTGAGCATGCAAACGTTGTCTTCCGTGATAAAATAATCATTGTCCAACATTTCCACGCCctaaaacaataaaatatatatattttaataccCCACACGTGTTGGAAAAATGACATTGCTGGCGGCTGGGATCTTCGTGAatcttttacatgtcttcgcGCACGAATTCTGGGCTCAGAAATGAATACCGAAAATATATAATATGGAAATAAAATCCAGATGTTGATACATAATGGAACTGTATGCATAAAAATAGGAAAAGAAGCGACGCTTCCAAGATTTCtgtttataaatttaaattttgttcGTAAAATGACGGTTATTTTTGAATAACCTGGTTGGTTGGCAAATATTACCTGTTGTTTGGCGAATTCTTCAGCGCCAGAGAAAGCAAGATAGGAATGGGGTGACTTCTCCATCACAAGTCGAGCGAGGGAGATGGGATTCTTCACTGTGGTGACGCCCGAAACGGCGCCGCATCGCCTCCCAGCCCCATCCATGATGCTGGCTTCCATCTCCACCGTCCCTTTCTCAGTCAGCGCAGATCCACGGCCCGAGTTGAACAGGGGATCGCTTTCCAGTTCTCGTACCTATGCACACACAAGTTACGGTAGTGAATCTCCCCAAAAGGGATAAAGATCCTCTGCTGTGGGGGAATCCACAGCAGTGGGTGCTGTCAGCTGTGGACATTTAGTCCATAAcactactaatttttttttttttaaaaaaattgatatttttatattttaattatttttaaattaaaattatatttttattttaaaatatgtgatTAATAATCCAATTTAAAGTTACAATTTTATCTTTggttacaaatatatattaaaaaaaaaaattgatatttttatattttaattatttttaaattaaaattatatttttattttaaaatatgtgatTAATAATCCAATTTAAAGTTACAATTTTATCTTTggttacaaatatatattgtgGTGGTAAAATAATGTCtctcttattattattttttttatataaatttttcaactctttttttaaaaaaatgttaaaaaattttacttttttgttacaaatatgtgtacattcaatttttttaatattataatttttttaaaaaaactattttttcttttttttaatcttgttaattttttatttagtagttaaaattttattaaacaacatatttgtaacaaaatttaatttagaaaattaacaagataaaaaaatagttgtttttaaaaagaattataatattaaaaaaaactaaatataCTGTCATTTTTTCTTGTTCGTTCAGAATTACatatttgtaataaaaaaattaaatttttattaacaatttttttaaaaagagttgaaaaaattataaaagaaaaaataataagaGAGACGTCATTTTACTACcacaatatatatttgtaacacgataaaattgtaaatttaaattgaattattaatcacatattttaaattaaaaaatataattttaatttaaaaataattaaaatataaaaataccaatttttttaaaaaaataaatttttttttttgagttgtGCTATGGACTAAATGTCCACAGCACCCTCTGCTGTGGATTCCCCCACAGCAGAGGATCTTATCCCCCCCAAAAGCTACACATAATTTCACGAATTTACGTTTCtgtcacaaatatatatatatatatatatatatatatatatatatatatatatatatatatatataatggtgGGGTAAAAGAATGAAAACGGAGAAAACATATAGACGACTGACGACGAGTTCGACGACATCGATGGCACGGAGAGAAGAGCGAAGAGcgaagattccgagattcaggcAACGAGTGAGCAATAGTTTGGCCTGTTCCTGACGTTCAAGGGGCAGGTTTGGGTCGACACCAGCGCCGCCGTGCACCGCTATAGCCCAACCACCCATTCTCTCTTCGCCGCTCTCCTTCTCTTAAGCGAACCACCGCCGTTTcttttgtatatttattttcttCTGTTTACGGAAGGCGAGCGAGGGTTGGTTGAAGTGGGATTCTCCTCGTGAATTTATAGGCAGGCCGCTTGGAGTTGGAGCCCATTTCTAAACTTCATTTGTTTaaaatgagaattttaattatattctaATTTATAATATTCGCGTAAAAAAGAAAAACCCCTATTCTTCTTCTGATCATTAACCTTTAGCAGGCTATTCTGCACACTACTAATTAAAATTATTCTAtgctgattattattaaattctcgAGGTTACAtattacgttaattaaattcaattgtAGTTCATTAATACTGTGTACAAACATGTAAGTATCTTTTATGATTGTATAAATTATTAGAATAATATACGAAAAGAAATTGGGCATCAGGGACTACTAATTTAACATATTTGGCTCACTCTAGCCTAATTTTTGTGTTATCTTCAAAAATTTATAGTATGAATATCACGatacttatattttaaaaaaaataatcgtAATTTTGGCACAAACGGTCACGCACTATAAATAAACCGAATAGATATCCTCACAGGAATCTGGAGTGGAATCTTGGGTTGAGTGGTCCCACCACAATCATTTTaggtttatatatttatattatgtagaTACAATCAGGACTACAAACACAATCTCAAATATactttaatttcaaacatttaTGTTCCACCACAAAAAGAAAAACACCTGGTAAAATATGGAAGACGATTCAGATCGCACACGGGGCTTTTTCCCCCTCGGACAGACAAACCTCAGTCCGTGCCTATTCATTCTCAGAATATAATCTTGATTTCTCGACTTTTGAATTGAATATTAAATACGTTATGCTTGCATATCTTTGACAAGCAAAAATttacgtgagacggtctcacaggtcgtatttgtgagatagatcttttatttgggtcatctatgaaaaaatattactttttatgctaagagtgttactctttattatgaatatgagtagagttggctcgtctcacatattaagatctaTGAAACGATCTCATTTGAGACCTACTCTAAACTCAATTGTATGAGCAAGCAATATGTGTATAAATACATTCGTTTTTATTATAGTATTGACTCTTTTATTGAAATTATTTGTATCCGATGACACAAAGATtttgtaaaagcaaaaatttgtgtgagatagttttacgggtcgtattttgtgagacaaatattttatttgggtcatctatgaaaaatattactttttatgctaagaatattgcTTTTTATTGTGACTATCGGTAGGGTCGACCCGTCTCactgataaagattcgtgagaccgtctcacaagagacatactcttttGTCAATTTCATTAGATGCATGATAAGCACAAGTCTAATCAAAATGTTTTGTTTTGTGTTTGTTTTGTTGAAAAACACGTTTGAAATATTGAAAATCTCGGGATAAAAAAGATTTGTATCTAAATTGTATATATGAACGACGGATTCCAAATGATAAAGGAGTCGTGGGGTAATCATTCTTCGATTCAGTAGCTGCCTAAAATGTCAACAGGAATGAGGATGACAGTAAGACACAATGAGAACTTGTTCATTATTTATTAGGTTAGTGGAACATTGATTTTCAAATTTTGCTACCAATTGATATAACGTGCAAAATTTTCTTTTGCTCATGCAGAGTCATACATCTATAAATAAGTGCTTCGTTTTACACTTATCATCGTTCTCAAACAATTCATCTTATTCTTgagttttttcttcttcttattatttctataatatttgtgagataTTTTTCTgcaatattaaaagatttatgTTTCAAGTTGTAACTCATAAATTATTATAGTGAAACCTTTTCTTCTTTTCTATAGTGttttatctaataattttaagGGTTTTTCGTGTATATTTATGTGTCtaattttattctttatttttatatttatatctcaAGATATCGTACTCGAgaacaacttaaaatttaaaaacattCAGACGTGATTGGATTTGTCCCTATAAGATAAATCATACTGATTAGGGATAGCAAGGTGAAACCAACCTGATGCGAGATATTAAAGCTGCCGGGTATTATTAACATTTGATCTaattaaatattcaatttaatacCCAACACCGAGGACCTCTATTGAATCCTGATTGTTGAAGGACAAGCCCGTCATATTACTGGACCACAACAGATTGGCCCATTGTGACGGCCCAGGATAGGTATCAAATCCACCTCTTGTCCCCAGATCGATAATATAGTTTTCGTATTTTaagtattttattaatatatttattttatgttttttataaaaaaaattgtatgttTATTGTTGTCAAAATATAAAGTAAAAAATGAAGAATCAATTTTTATAGAGGTTGAAAAGACTACATAAATGTGGGTCGAATCATTGGAATATGTTGAAGTTatttaatatcaaaaatataatttatttacaaaaagaaaaaattaaagGATGATTGTGAGACTTATATCACCTAACCTTGGTCGGTATTTAATTACTCGTCACCTTCGACACATTTATACATAGCTCAATTAAATTCTAATATTTTAATCCTCTAAATTAAGTGTGAGACAGAAATCATTAATATCATGAATCAGGAATGTTTAATTATATATTCTTTGAATTATATATTCTTACTATTTGTTTATAAATTTCAGTACTTCAAAAATACATATTTCAAGAGTCATACTTTGAATATATACAATACATATCGGTTGGTTGGTTTTAAATCAAATTACACGAGTTAAA
This genomic interval from Primulina eburnea isolate SZY01 chromosome 16, ASM2296580v1, whole genome shotgun sequence contains the following:
- the LOC140816493 gene encoding probable isoaspartyl peptidase/L-asparaginase 2, with product MGGWAIAVHGGAGVDPNLPLERQEQAKLLLTRCLNLGIFALRSSLRAIDVVELVVRELESDPLFNSGRGSALTEKGTVEMEASIMDGAGRRCGAVSGVTTVKNPISLARLVMEKSPHSYLAFSGAEEFAKQQGVEMLDNDYFITEDNVCMLKLAKEADTIMFDYRIPTIGSESCSAVVDNPPLTMNGLPISIYAPETVGCVVVDFQGRCAAATSTGGLMNKMMGRIGDSPLIGAGTYACELCGVSCTGEGEAIIRGTLARDVAALMEYKELSLQEAEDYVIKKRLDEGKAGLIAVSSGEVACGFNSVGMFRGFATENGFMEVDVW